GGCGTCAAGCTGAAGGAGCGTAAAGTACGCTTCTCCCACGGCGCTGACGAGCTGAATCGCCACCGCGCGGCGATTTTCCTCTTTGGCGAGCAGGTCGGCGCGAGCCGCTTCGTTGGATCGTCTGACTCGACCCCACAGATCGACCTCCCACGCCAGATTGCCCAACAGATAATAGTTAAAAGGACTGGCGAACCCCGGGAACAGGAAGTCTGCCTTGCGACCCGCCGGCAGACTGGCCGAGACCGTTACGCCCGGCATAAAGTCCGATCGGGCGATCAACGCTCGGGCGCGAAACTCATCGACGGCGGCGACGGCCCGCTGAAGATCCCTGTTTTCCGCCAGCGCCATTCGAATCAGAGCCTGCAACTGCTCATCCTGCAACAGATCCCACCAGGCCACGTTGGCCAAGGACGGCAGGTCCGCCGATCCCTCGGCCATGCGGAAGCGATCGTCCCCCTCCGTTTTAGGACGAGAATAGGTCGGTCCCAGAGAGCAGGAGGCGACCGCCAACGAGAGCACAATGGTCAGGATCGTCCGCACGGCTACGATGTCCGTTCCGCCGACAGTGACGGCGCCGATTGAGGGCGCCGTCCGCTCAGCTTCTTGAGCAACACGTAAAACAGCGGTACGAAAAAGATCGCCAAGAACGTGGCGGACAACATGCCGCCGAGCACGCCGGTGCCGATCGATTGGCGACTGGCAGCCCCCGCTCCCTTGGCGATCACCAGCGGGAACATGCCGAAGATAAACGCCATCGAGGTCATGATGATCGGCCGGAACCGGAGACGGGCCCCCTCGATCGCCGCTTCGATCAAGGGTCGCCCCGCTTCATATCTCGTATTGGCGAACTCGACGATCAGAATCGCGTTTTTCGCCGAGAGCCCGATCAGCGTCACCAGACCGATTTGAAAGTAAATGTCGTTCTCGAATCCTCGCAGCCACACCGCCGTCAGCGCGCCGAAGACGGCGAACGGCACCGCCAAAATGACCGCGAAGGGCACGACCCAGCTCTCGAACTGCGCCGCCAACACCAGGAAGACCATCAGCAATCCGATCGCGAACACCTGCCCCGACTGTCCCCCGGCCCGCCGCTCCTGGAACGAAATATTGCTCCAATCGATGGCGTAACCCTGTGGAACCAACACCTCCTTGGCGACCCGATCCAAGGCGTCGAGCGCCTGACCCGAGCTGTAGCCAGGCGCGGCGGCTCCCAGCACCAACGCGGTATTGTAACCGTTAAAGTGGTTGACCGGGTCCGGTCCACTCTGAAATTCGGTCGTGACGACCGTATCGAGCGGAACCATATAGGTACCCCGCGCGTTGCGCGCCCGCACATAAACTTTCGACAAGTCCTGGGGCGTCGACCGGTATTCCTCATCCGCTTCCGTCTGGACGTGATAGACGCGGCCGAATTTGACGAAGTCGTTGATGTAGAACGTGCCGAAGTACGCTTGCAACGTGTCGAAAATATCGGAGATGGGGATGCCCAACGCCTTCGCCCGCTCGCGATTCACATGGGCGAAGAGCCGCGGAGACGACACCCGAAAATTGGTTCCGATTCGTCCGATTGCCGGCTCTTGCTGCGCCCGCTCCACGAACTGTTGCGCCACGGCGGCGAACTGCTTGAAGTCGCCCCCGGTCGGGTCCTGCAATTGAGCCGAGAACCCTCCGACCACGCCCACGCCGCGAATCGGGGGCGGATTGAAGGCCAGGAGCAACGCCTCGGGGATCTTCGCGAACTCGCCATAGGCCGCCCCCACCATCGCCTTGGCGTGATACTGAGGCTCGGGCCGTTCATCCCACAGCACCAGCGGCACGAACATGGTCGCCGCGTTGGGCCCCCTGGTGCCGAACACGAAGTTCTGGCCCGACAGCGCGTCCGTCGAATGGACGGCTGGAATCGCCTGGAAGAACCGTTCGACCCGCTCAAGCACCGCGTCGGTGCGTTGCTTGGACGCGCCGTCCGGCAATTGCGCCACCACGATAAAGTACCCTTGATCTTCCTCCGGCAGGAAACTTTGCGGAAGCCGCTCAAACAGTCCGACGGACAGAGTCACAAGCCCGCCGAACGTCAACATCACCAACACCGGCCTCGCCACCAACTTGCCGACCGACCAGGCGTATCCCTGTTGCGCCCGGCCGAAGACGCGATCGAAGAAGCGCCAAAACCAACTCCGCTCTCCAGGGTGGTGAGTCAGAACCACCGCGCACAGGGCCGGGCTCAACGTCAAGGCCACGAACCCCGAGACCGTCACCGAGATGGCGATCGTCGCCGCGAACTCCTTGTACAGCGCCCCGGTCACTCCGCCGATAAAGCCGACGGGCACAAAGACGGAAACGAGCACCAGCACGATGGAGATGATCGGCGTGGTCACTTCGGTCATGGCCCGCTTGGCCGCTTCTTTGGGCGACAGCCGATCCTCCCGCATGTGGCGCTCGACGTTCTCCACGACCACGATCGCGTCATCGACGACGATCCCGATGGCCAAGACCATGCCGAACAGCGTGATGGTGTTGATGGAAAAGCCCAGGGCGGCCAACCCGATGAATGTCCCGATCAACGAAACCGGCACGGCCAGGATGGGAATAACCGTGGCGCGCCAACTCTGGAGAAACAGATACACGACGAGAACGACGAGCATCATCGCCTCGCCCAGCGTCTTGACCACTTCCTTGATGGAAATCTCGATAAACCTGGTCGTGTCGTAGGGAACGTCGTAGGACATGCCGGGAGGAAAATGTTTGGCCAGCTCGTCCATCTGCTCGCGCGTGCGACGCACCGTATCGAGCGCGTTCGCCCCCGGCGCAAGGAACGTCAAGATGAACGTGGTGGGTTTGCTGTTCCAACGACCCTCCAGCGAGTAGGACTGCGCTCCCAACTCGACTCGAGCCACGTCCTTGAGCCGGACGAGCGAGCCGTCCGGCAGCGCCCGCACGATCAGCTCCTCGAATTCTTTGACGTCCGTGAGCCGTCCCTTGGTGATGATGGGAATCGTCAGTTCCGTTCCCTTCGGAGCCGGCTCGCGCCCGATCGTTCCCGCCGGATAGTCCCGATTCTGTTCGCGGATCGTGTTGATGATGTCGCTCGGCGTGAGGTCAAGCCGCGCCATGAGGATCGGATTCAGGATGATCCGCATGCTGTATTGCTGCTGGCCGAACACCAGCGCGTCGCCGACGCCTTTGACCCGTTTCAAATCGTCGACGAGTCGCAGCGTCGCGTAGTTGGAAAGATACACGGCGTCGTGCGTCGGATCGGTGGACTTGAGCGCGATGACGATCACCAGGTCCGGAGACAGTTTTTTGACCGAGATGCCCTGCCGGACCACTTCGGGCGGAAGCTGCGGCTCGGCCAGCTTCTGCCGATTTTGCGTCTGCACCTGCGCCATGTCAGGATCCGTCCCGATCTCGAACGTGAGCTTGATCGAGACGTGCCCGTCGTTGCTGCTGGTCGATTCGAAATACAACAGATTATCGACGCCGGGGAGCGTGACTTCGATCGGGCGCGCCACCGCCTCGGCCGCGACTTCGGCGCTCGCGCCAGGATAGTCGGCGTCGATCTGCACCACCGGCGGGGTGATTTCAGGAAACTGCGCGATCGGCAGAAATCGCATGGCCAGGAGCCCCATCACCACGATCACGATGGAGACCACCGAGGCCGTAATCGGTCGATCGATGAACGTGTGCGAAATCACGGCTTACCCTTGTCCGGAGGCGGGAAAAGGCGCTTCGCTTGGCTGCGAACCCATGGGTGCGGCGGGGGGCACGGCAGGAAGCGCGGCTGGCACGGCCTTGACCGGCACGCCCGGCGCGATCCGCATCATGCCGTTGACAACCACCCGATCGCCGGCCTTCAATCCCTGATCGATCAGCCACTGCGTCCCTTTCCAATCCGACGCCATGACCGGACGCATTTCGATTTTTTCTTCGCCGTTCACAACGAAGACGAATTGGCCCGCCGGACTGTGCAACACCGCCCGCTGCGGAATGAGAATGGCTTCGCTCTTGACGTCCCCCTTGAAACGAACCTTGACGAACTGGCCCGGCAACAAGGTTCGATTGGGATTGGGGAACGTCATCCGGACCTCACGGGCCCCCGTTTCCGTCCGCAGGCCCGGCTCTAACAGATCCAGCACGCCCTCTTGGGGATAGACGGTGTCGTCCATCAAGGTGAGCACGCCCCGCAATTTGTAGACGCCGGGGTGTTGAATGCGCTTCGCCTCGATATCGCGTTTTCGTTTCAGGATAAAGGTCTCCGGCACGCTGACGACGACGTACATCGGATCGACCTGGTGAATGACGGTCAGCAAATCGGTTTGCGCCGACACCAATCGCCCCTCGTAAAAGCGGCTCCGTTCGATCAGTCCGTTGATCGGCGCCGTAATCGACGTATTGTCCAGATCGAACTGCGCCTTGATGAGCTCGGCTTGCGCGGCTTGAAGCTGCGCCCTCGCGGCCAGCTCCTGCGCCACCGCGTCATCGACGTCTTTTTGGCTCACGGCCTGCTCCGCCAGCAACGGCCTGACGCGGGCAAGATCTTGCGTTGCTTGGACCAATCGCGCTTCCGCTTGCGCGATCTTGGCCTTGGCGGCGGCCGCCGCCGCTTGAAACGGCACCGGATCGATTTGATAGAGCCGGTCGCCCTTTTTCACATCGCGCCCCTCTCGATAGAGGACCGCTTTCAAAATGCCGGTCACCTGCGATCGAATCTCGACCGGTCGCGACGCCTCCGCCTGGCCGATGAATTCGGGCTCGTCCGGAACGGGCTGCGTCGAGACCGTGATAACCTCGACCTGCGGAATATCCTGCGCCGGCATCGAGCCGGCTTCCTGTTTGCAACCGGCCGCAAACATCAGCAGACTCCCGACCAGAACGACAACAACGGATGCGGACGGCATGTTCATGGGTACCACTCGTTCAATTTCCCGACAGACGGCGACTGGTCAGTTTACCCCTCTGGGTTCTTCGTTCTCTACTGTGCGACGACCGACAGATGATGACCCCGCCGATCGTCGTTCGATCATCATTCTTTGAACCGATAGCCGGCCTTTTCGACGGCGCGCCGCACGGTATGGATGACCGCTTCCGTATCGGAGTGGGGCATCACGGTAACGTCCGGAGCCGCTTGCAGTCTGGCCAGAATCTGTTCGGCTTCCGCGCCGGCCAACTCATCGCCCGTTGCGTACAATCCCTCCGGTCCTTCCTCGACCCCGTTATGCTCGGCAAGGATGTCGCGGAGCGTGCCGATCACCGAAGCCGTGGGCGTCGGCATGAGCAAGGACGCAATGGCGCCGTGATCGAGCCGGAGCTTGGGGGCCATGGGCCACGGACTTCCGCCCCGCCATCGCTGGATGGCCGGCAGCAGGATCTTTTCTTCCATGCCGATGTGCCGGAGAAGGCCGGCCCGGAATCGGTCGTACGATTCACGGTCCACCCGATCCGGATCGGCAACGGCCCTCTCAAGCAACCCGTCGAGCTGCCGGTGATCTTCCACGAGGTAAGTGGCAATGGGTCCCCTCGCTCTTCCGCCTTCCTCTTCCATCGGCACCCTGCTCTTTTGTTGTCCCGTCTTCGTCTCTTCGTCACAAGCACCGGCGCCCGACAAAATTGACGTCCTCAATCCGCGTCGCGCTTTCCCGTGATCTCCTCCACGATGCACCGAGTCAAACAACCGGAAGCACGAAGCGTCGCTCCCTCGCGCCACAGTCGATCTAGCAACGTTTTTCCGGCGGCGTCGATGAACGTCACCCCGGATAAATCGATCACGGCCGTCCGCTGCTGACTCGCGCTCAACTGACGCCAGTAGGTGTCGAGTTCGCTCACCCACGGTCCCGTGAGGCGCCCCTCGACAATGAGCGAGATCGATTCTTCACCGACACAATAGCGTCCGGTAATTTTCAACATGCTTGGCTCACCTGGATATCAAAATGTACCGGCCGCGGATTGCCCTCCTCTGGTCTCGCCGCATATGTCATCGGCCGGCTCTCCTTGCCGCTTTCCTTCTTGTGAAAAGAGAGCAATTGGCGTTCCAAGAAGCTTTCCCCGCGTCGCAGGGCAACGAGACGCGCGACATTCCGCCAAGTCCGGTCCCCTGTTCGACACCTGACCGCATCAAACACCGGGCAAGAGCAGCCGGCAACTGCCGACGCGACGGCACAGCGCCGATCTGTCGGCGCTCGGCCGGCGGCCGGCGCTGAACAACCATTGACGCTACCGGGAAAGCCATTGTCGGGCAATGTGCCGCGGAAGGCCGAGATGGATGAGAGCCCTGTTAAGAAGGCCGTGAGATGCCGAGCTTTTTCATCTTGGATTGAAGGGTGGTCCGTTTCATCCCCAATCGCGCGGCGGCCCCGGCAGGCCCGCCGATCACCCAGTCAGCCGCTTCAAGAACACGCCGGATATGGTCCCGCTCGGCCTCTTCCAAGGTGGTGGGCTGACTGACAGGTTGAGAAGCGGCCGCGGTCAGTTCCGCAAGCGGCACATAGAGGTCGGGGCCCTGGGAGAGAATGACGGCTCGTTCGATCAAATTCTCCAACTCCCGAATATTGCCCGGCCAACTGTAGGCCGACAGAGCAGCCATCGTCTCGGCGGGAATCGTTTCGATCCGTTTGTCCATCCGACGGGCCAATTTCTGGGCAAAGTAGCGGACGAGCAAAGGAATGTCTTCCCGACGATCGCGCAGGGGAGGGAGTGTCACCGGAAAGACGTTGAGACGATAATAGAGGTCGCTCCTGAACTGTTTCTCGGCGACCATGGTGGCCAGATCTCGGTTGGTCGCCGCCAAGAGCCGAACATTGACCTTGGTAGTCTTGGTGCTGCCGAGTCGTTCAAACTCCTGTTCTTGCAGCACCCGCAGCAGTTTGGACTGCAAATCAAGGGGAATATCTCCCACCTCGTCCAAAAACAGCGTACCGCCGTCGGCCAGTTCGAACCGGCCGATCTTTTGAGTGATCGCCCCGGTGAAAGCACCTCGTTCATGGCCGAACAATTCACTCTCCAAGAGTCCCGATGGAATGGCCGCACAGTTCAATTTCACGAACGTCCGCTCCCGCCGTCCACTGAGGTTGTGGATGGCGCGGGCGATCAGTTCTTTGCCCGTCCCGGTCTCCCCGAGAATGAGCACGGTCGAGTCGGTCGGCGCGACGATTTCGACCTGTTTTAAGACCCGCTTCAGCGCGGGGCTCTCCCCGACGATTTTCTCGAAGTTGTAATCGAGCCGAATTTCGTCCTCGAGGTACAGTTTCTCCTTCGCCAACTTGTCCTTGAGCTCGGCGATCTCTTTGAACGCCAACACGTTCTCCACGGCGACGGCCACTTGCTTGGCGACCAGTTGCAGAAACTCGATGTCCGCTTCACTGTAGGCTTCCTTTTCCAGACTCAGAAACCCCATGGCGCCCAACCGTCGTCTCACCGTGGTCAGGGGAACGATGCAAAACGATTGGGCCCCATCCTCCCTCATGCACCTGACCACGTGGGGCCATCGGCATTCCTGCGACAGATCGGGCACGAGGAGCGCCTGCTGCGTTTGCCACACCAGTCCCGCAGGACTGTCATCGACCGGTCCTTCATGGCCTCCAATCAGATCGGCCGGCACGTTCGCTTGAATGGTCTGCAACCGCATGGTGTTCTTCGCAGGATCGTGCAGGGAGAGGGCGGCAAAATTGACTTGCACGACATGGGGGAGATAGCGGGCCAGGTCGCGGCACAGCTCGTCGAGATCTCGCTGCGCCGCGATCGCCTGGGTCACTTCCAACAGGCCTTGGTACCGTTCGGCCAGCCCCTCACAAGGAGAAGTCAACGCGCGCTTCATAGGCATGCAGTATGACGCACCACGCGGCGCCGCCTCAAGGGGCGGAGGGATGATCGCCCCTGTTGCCGACCGCTCTGTCCGTCAGAGCGTCTGCCGTCTGAGGGTCTGGTGCGTGCCGTCGCAATAGGGAGGCGTCTTGGTGCGCTTGCACTGACACAAGGCCACCTCTTTCTGCTCCGTCACGGTGAACTCCACCGGCTCAAACTCCGTTCCTTGGTGAGAGCCGTCGCAAAAGGGTTGATCCCTCGACCGCCCGCAGGAACACCAGTAGTAGGTTCCCGGCTCCAACGACCGAACGGCTGGTTCTTTGGCTGCGATGCGGGGTTGTCCCATGGTTTGCCCTCCCTCTTTCAGTGGTTGGATCACCCAGAAGGGGACAAAGTATACCGTTTTCTCCTGAGCTTCGCACATCCACTTGTCAGGTTTTTCTTCTTTCTTGAATAAACCTCCGTCGGTGCTATGGCCAGACATCTGTACAGCGCACCACATTTAGTGAAAGGAGATGGCATGAGGAGTATCGGTTTCATAATCATTGCGGTTGGAGTCTTTCTAGCCCTTGGGGAAGGAGGTGACCCATCGGCGTATGCAAAGACCATTGAAGCGGGAGATTCCAGTTCGAGTTGGAGTGGCACCGGTGAGCTCATGGAACTTGGCGACGGAGAACAGGTCGTCGATGGAATCAATGGAATCGTGGGAATCGTGAAGGGTGTGCTGATCTCGCGTCACAGAGACGCGAGGCAAGATGATCGTTCACTCATCCAAGCTGGCCTGTCCGGTACGCGTGAATCTTAATAGAACCAAGGACTTTCAAGCCATGAACGGGCTTTGCACAATCGTTGCTCACCAAGGCAAGGACATCGCCTCTGCTAGTTGTAAGTGCACAGGAAACTTGAAAGAGTGTGAGGGGGAATTTACATTGACAGGTGGGGCCGGTGGATTCACTGGCATCTCAGGGACAACTCCTTTCCAAACCAGTATCGTCTTTGAGCTACAGGAAGGGAAAACCGGCCAAGCAATCGGATATGCAGTCTGGCCGAATCTGACTTATACACTGCCCTAACGATCTTCGCTGCCCGTTCCTATCCGCTTTCAAGGGGAGGAGCTTCCCTCAAACAAACGAAAGAAGCTCCCCCCGCACAAACACATAGCTACAAGCGTAACGGTTTGATCGGCGACAAGACCGCCGCCGGATCGTTCTTCCACAACGATTCGTCCGCGTCCACGTAGAGTTCCACTTCATTCCCGTCCGGATCGCGAAGATAGAGGCTCTGGCTGACCGTATGGTCGCTCATTCCATCGATGGGGATCCCGGCTGCTTCAAGCTCGTTCTTGGCCGCGCGCAACTCAGCCAGACTGTCGCCGATTTTGATGCCGATGTGATAGAGCCCGCGCCGGCGGCCGACCGGAGGACCCGGCGCCTCGCCGACTTGAATCAGCAGCAGTTCATGGTGCGTGCGGCCGGACGTGAGCGCCGCCGCCAGACCATTGAAGATCCGCCCGACTTCCTTGAAGCCCAGCAGATCGCGATAAAAGGCCAGCGACCGTTCGAGGTCCTTCACATAGAACACGACATGACCGAGATAGTGCGCTTTCATCGAACGTGCCACCTCGTTATCGAGCGGCCTCCCCATCTTCAGTCAAGGCTCGTCTCACTCAACTCGCTCCGCAGATTCGACTTGCTCGCCTCGACACGGCCCCCGCTCCTTGTTTGCCGGCCGCGGCAATGGCGGTCCGCAAGACATCCGCCGGCTGTGCCCCAGTCAGCATAGATGTCCCGTTGAAGACAAAACAAGGAACCGCTCGGATGCCCAACCTGCGACCGACCGCTTCCGCCCGGCACACCTCATCCACCCCCTCGCTCCCGCCCAGAAACTCTTTCACCTCGCTTGCCGCGAGCCCCACTTGTCCTGCTGCTTCGCTCAATGTCTCGGCACGACCGATATCGCGTCCCTCCACGAAATACAAACGAAAGAGCGTTTCCACCATGGCATCTTGCCGGCCCTGTGCCCCGGCATACCAAATCAGGCGGTGGGCAAGAAGAGTGTTCGGCGTGACCGTGATCCGGTCAAAAGCGAACGGAATCTCTTCTTCAGCCGCCATCACCTGTTCTTCCAGCCGGCGATAGGCCTCGCGGCTTCCGAACTTGGCCTCGAGATACGCCGTCCGGTCCATTCCATCCAGCGGCATCCCAGGATTCAGTTGAAAGGGGCGCCACTGCACCGTGGTCGGCACCAAGCCGGCGAGATGCTGCAACACCCGCTCCAATCGCCGTTTCCCCACATAGCACCAGGGACAGATCACATCGGAATAGACCTCGATCAGGACCGGATCCTGCGTCACGACAGATGTCCCATTTTGCCCGTCTGATAATCGCTGACAGCCTGCGCCAGCTCGGCCTTCGTGTTCATGACGAAGGGCCCGTAGCGGGCGATGGGCTCTTCGATCGGTTGGCCGCTCATGACCAGAATCTGGCTGAGGTCCCGACTTTCCACGAGAATCCGGGAACCGTCCCGCCCACAGACCACCAATTCGGCCTCTCCCGCTGCTTCAAATCCATTGACCGATAGGAGCCCAGAGAGCACAAAGAGAGCGACGGAATGGCCTTCCGGCAACGTCAATTCCCATCGAGAAGCGGCGGCAAGCTGAACATCGTACAATTCGATGGGCGTAAAGGTGCGGGCCGGGCCTCGGCGTCCTTCATAGGATCCGGCAATCACGCGCACATGTCCCCTGGCATAATCCAGTTCGACCACGGGAATGTCGTCCTTGACAATCGTTTGGTAGTTGGGCGCCGTCATCTTGTGGGCTCTTGGCAAATTCACCCACAGTTGAATGGCATGCAAGGTCCCACCCTCTTTCGCCCAACTTCGCTCGTGCATTTCTTCATGGACGATTCCCGAGCCGGCCGTCATCCATTGGACGTCGCCCGGTCCAATTACACCGGCATGGCCTGCCGAATCTCGGTGCGCCACGACTCCTTCATACAGGATGGTGACCGTCTCGAATCCCCGGTGCGGATGTTCGCCGACGCCTCGGGGATGCTCAGTGGGAGGAAAGTATTGGGGCCCGGCGTAATCCAGCATCAGGAAGGGATCGACTGCCCGATCCAGATCGTTGCTCGGGAAGAGATTGCGCACAGGAAATCCATCGCCGACCATGTGCGTCGAGCCAGGCTGGTACAGGCCCACCACGGTTTTGTACGTTGTCGTTCCGATGACCATCGTCGCCTCCTTTCCCGTATCAGACACGGAGGGGCTCACACCATGTTCCGCAAGGCCTCCCGCAAGGTGACAGTCCCCCGCGCCACTTCGGCCGGCCTTTCATAGCCGATGGCGCCCTTCGCAAAGGACGTGTACATCTCCTCGAACAGCCGCGCCGCCTCGGTCGAAAACCCAAACGATGTGAACGTCGGCACCACCGAACTCAAGGATTCAAGCTTCGCCGTAATCTCCCGTCCCAATATCGCACCTAGCTCCGCCGCCACCTGAGCGGGGCTATAGTCTTCTGGCCCGGCCAGTTCGAGCAGCTTCTTGCCGGCTCCACCGGCCAGAAGCTGCTCCGCCGCAATGCGACCGATGTCTTGAGTCGAAATCATGGGAATCCTGGCGGATGGCTCAATGAATGTGGGCAACACGCCCTGAGCCTTAGCCAAACCAATACTGGGCGCCCAGTTGTCCATGAAATAGCAGGGCCGCAAGATCGTGATATTCTCCGCTATGGCACTCAATCGTTGCTCTCCATAACGGGCCGCGCGAATGGGGCCGGTCCCCTCGGCAATCTGAGCACCGACTGAGGAGAGAAAGACAACGTGAGGCTTGCCGCTCGCGGCCAGGGCCTCCGCCGCCAGATCCATCGTGCGCCGCTGCTCCTCGAGCCACGCTTGCGCCTGATAATTCGGCGGCACCAACAGATAGACGCCCCTTGCCCCTTCAAACGCCTTTGCCATGGCCTTGATGTCCTGATAGGAAGCTACCGCCACATCCGCTCCCTTGGCTTTCCAAGCAGCACCCTTATCAGCCGACCGCACCACCACGCGAACCGGTTGTCCACGGCGCAACAACGTCTCCGCAGCCGCTGAACCGGTATGACCCGTTGCTCCAACAAGGACGAACATCGTGTGACCTCCCTTCCAAGCCGACAATTCGGTCGGTTTCGCGCCGACCGCCCCGCATTAAATGGAACCATGCTGGGCTATGCTACACCGTATCCTTCCGGCAGACCAACCACTCAAGGCCAGTATAATAATACTAACTAGAACTATGTCAAGAGAGAAGGCGACCGAACGGCGAGCCCGGAGCGACTTGATCAGGAAGGAAAGCCGATGCGAGGTTGACGGGAGTGTTGGAATTTGAACAGGAGGGAACGGTCAAAGCACTTTTTACTGCCACCCTCCGACTTCGTGACCCTTTTCCTTGAGACAGTGCGTCATCGCGTCGGCATACGGGGGGTCCGGCACCAAGGGCTTATAGGCGCCGCCGGCTAGACCGACGGCCAATCCCAATCCGGCGCCGGACGCCGCGCCGATCGCCACCCCGGCCAGGCCACCGATCACGCCCGCCGACGCTCCCATGGCGCCGCCGAGCGTCACACCAAGCACGGCGCCGGTCGCGGCGTTGGCGCCTTGATACGCACCCGGACGAAGTCCTTCTTGCTCCACTTGTCGTCGGCAGGCAGCCACATCTTCCTGCGCCTGTTGTTTCCCGTAAAACAGCAGTCGCTTGGTCGGGCGCAACACCGGTTCCGGCGCGGCGCAGGCCGTGAGCCACGACATCAAAAAAACGACGACCACGAAAGCAGGGAGGGTTTTTCTCACCCATTGAGCTTACCCGACGAAGGGACACAAACCGAGCAC
This sequence is a window from Candidatus Nitrospira inopinata. Protein-coding genes within it:
- a CDS encoding NmrA family NAD(P)-binding protein, with product MFVLVGATGHTGSAAAETLLRRGQPVRVVVRSADKGAAWKAKGADVAVASYQDIKAMAKAFEGARGVYLLVPPNYQAQAWLEEQRRTMDLAAEALAASGKPHVVFLSSVGAQIAEGTGPIRAARYGEQRLSAIAENITILRPCYFMDNWAPSIGLAKAQGVLPTFIEPSARIPMISTQDIGRIAAEQLLAGGAGKKLLELAGPEDYSPAQVAAELGAILGREITAKLESLSSVVPTFTSFGFSTEAARLFEEMYTSFAKGAIGYERPAEVARGTVTLREALRNMV
- a CDS encoding pirin family protein, producing MVIGTTTYKTVVGLYQPGSTHMVGDGFPVRNLFPSNDLDRAVDPFLMLDYAGPQYFPPTEHPRGVGEHPHRGFETVTILYEGVVAHRDSAGHAGVIGPGDVQWMTAGSGIVHEEMHERSWAKEGGTLHAIQLWVNLPRAHKMTAPNYQTIVKDDIPVVELDYARGHVRVIAGSYEGRRGPARTFTPIELYDVQLAAASRWELTLPEGHSVALFVLSGLLSVNGFEAAGEAELVVCGRDGSRILVESRDLSQILVMSGQPIEEPIARYGPFVMNTKAELAQAVSDYQTGKMGHLS